The genomic segment GACCTTGTCCGCAGCGGGGAGGCGATGGGGCTGGACGACAAGCTGCGGCTGGTCTCTTCCATCGCGCGGGCCATGAACTACGCCCACAAGCGCAAGGTGGTGCACAGGGACATAAAACCGGCCAACATCATGATAAGCGCCGCGGGGGAGCCGAAGATAATGGACTTTGGCATCGCAAAGCTCCACGGCGGATCGCTTATCGGGATAGACGAGATGAACGCCATGTTCGGTTCGCCGCAATACATGTCCCCGGAGCAGATACGGGGGGGCGACGTGGGCCCCGCGTCGGACATATTCAGCCTTGGGGTCACCACCTACGAGTTTGTGACCGGCAGGCGCCCTTTCTCCGGCGATTCGCTGGAGAACATCCTCATGGCGGTGCTTTCGGCCGATCCGCCGCCGCCGAGCGTCCTTGATCCGAACATCCCCAAGGAGCTGGACGAGATAGTGATGAAGGCGATGGAGAAAGACCCGGAAAGGCGCTTTGGCAACGCCGGGGCCTTTTCCGACGCGGTGGAGCTTTTGATAAACAAGCTTGAAAGGACCTCCGAGGCCAACCGCCAGAAGGCCATGGCAAACAAGCAGGTGATCCACTGGTTAAAGTCGCAATACCTGCTTTTTTCCGATTTCGAGGACGAGGAGATCGTGGAGATATTCAAGCTGGCCGGGCGCGAATCGTACAAGGCCGGGGACGTCATCTTCAAGGAAGGAACGGCCGGCAACCGCATGTTCGTTATAGTGGAAGGGGCGGTGCAGATTATCAAGGGGGCGCCCTCCGGCGATGAGAGCGTGGAGATGGTGACGCTGCGGCCCGGCGGATGTTTCGGAGAGATGGCGATAATAGACGGCTCACCACGCTCGGCAACCGCCATGGCGGCGGAGGACGTGGCGCTCATATCAATCAACGAGGCTGTGCTTCGGATAAAGAATCCCGAGTTGTGCGTGAAGCTTTATAAGAACCTTGCCTCCATCATCGCCGATAACCTGCGCAAGACGTCGGAAATGGTGTACAGGAAGACGGCAAAGAAGGCGGGCGGTTAAAAGCAATTCGTTTTCAATATTTCCCGGAAAACGCATATATCGTATCCCGATATATGATATACTCCACTCATGATCCGCAATCTGGCCGGGAAGATGACGCAGGATATTTATGACGGGGCCGAAAGCCGCCATGCCCGCAAGCTCCCCAAGCAGTTGCATGAAAAAGCAAGGCGCCTGCTCGACCAGATCAACGCCGCGCCGTCCGTGGAGTTTTTAAGGATACCGCCATCGAACCGATTGGAGAAATTGCGGGGAGAAAGGGGGGGCCATTGGAGCCTGCGGATTAATGACCAATGGCGAATCGTTTTCCAATGGGAAGGCGATGACGCGTTGAATGTGGAAATACTGGACTATCACTAGGAGAAATGGAGATGCTGCCGAAAAAACGGCCGCCCACGCATCCAGGCGAAATGCTGTTGAAAGAGTTTCTTGAGCCGATGCGCATTACCCAGGTGGAGCTTGCCCGCCATTTAAAGTGGCCCTACGCCCGCCTGAACGAGATCGTAAACGGCAAACGCGGCGTTTCCGCTGGCACGGCCCTTGCCCTTGGGGAAACGTTCCGGACCGGGCCGGAATTTTGGTTAAATCTCCAGCGCGATTGGGATTTATGGCATGCGGAAAAGATGCATGTGAAATATGCGCCATTGGCCAAGGCTGGTTGAGATGATGCGGTAGCGTAGACTTTCCTTGTCATCCCGGCCAAGCGCAACGCGAGCCGGGATCAGGACTTTAAGACCGCGATCCCGTAAAGCCGCGCGCGCCTTCCGGGATGACAACCGCTCCCCTCCCCTGTAAAATCCATTCCATGGACAACGTGAATACCCAGACCTTCGTCACCTCCAGTGAATCGCAGACCCGCGCCTTGGGCGCCCGGATCGCCAGATCGTTAAAAGCTGGCGATGTTGTTCTTATCGAAGGGGACCTGGGAGCGGGCAAGACCGTCATCACGCAAGGTATCTGCGCGGGGCTTGGGATATCGGAAAATATCCC from the Nitrospinota bacterium genome contains:
- a CDS encoding HigA family addiction module antidote protein; the encoded protein is MLPKKRPPTHPGEMLLKEFLEPMRITQVELARHLKWPYARLNEIVNGKRGVSAGTALALGETFRTGPEFWLNLQRDWDLWHAEKMHVKYAPLAKAG
- a CDS encoding protein kinase, with amino-acid sequence MQLFNDDLTETSFIGRYRMIEKLGAGAMGVVFKCHDAELDRDVAVKTIIIPRDVLSQEDEQRLRTFSMEARIAAILSHPNITAIYDIGSHQDTRYFVMEYVEGTSLLDLVRSGEAMGLDDKLRLVSSIARAMNYAHKRKVVHRDIKPANIMISAAGEPKIMDFGIAKLHGGSLIGIDEMNAMFGSPQYMSPEQIRGGDVGPASDIFSLGVTTYEFVTGRRPFSGDSLENILMAVLSADPPPPSVLDPNIPKELDEIVMKAMEKDPERRFGNAGAFSDAVELLINKLERTSEANRQKAMANKQVIHWLKSQYLLFSDFEDEEIVEIFKLAGRESYKAGDVIFKEGTAGNRMFVIVEGAVQIIKGAPSGDESVEMVTLRPGGCFGEMAIIDGSPRSATAMAAEDVALISINEAVLRIKNPELCVKLYKNLASIIADNLRKTSEMVYRKTAKKAGG
- a CDS encoding type II toxin-antitoxin system RelE/ParE family toxin — encoded protein: MIRNLAGKMTQDIYDGAESRHARKLPKQLHEKARRLLDQINAAPSVEFLRIPPSNRLEKLRGERGGHWSLRINDQWRIVFQWEGDDALNVEILDYH